A genomic window from Qipengyuania oceanensis includes:
- a CDS encoding SH3 domain-containing protein, producing the protein MLTRTFLAMIASLVVAAPAASQDRELPYWAAMRAEEVNMRVGPSAEYKIEWVYHRQGLPVRVIRMREGWRLVQDVDGAQGWVVARLLTPDRHALVIGEGEAEMRSEPGGAGRMLWNLEPGVVGSLGKCEGNWCQLDVAGHKGWVDAERLWGDGDP; encoded by the coding sequence ATGCTTACCCGGACATTCCTTGCCATGATCGCATCCCTCGTCGTTGCAGCCCCGGCTGCCTCGCAGGATCGCGAGCTACCCTATTGGGCGGCGATGCGTGCCGAGGAAGTGAACATGCGCGTTGGGCCGAGCGCGGAATACAAGATCGAGTGGGTCTATCACCGGCAGGGATTGCCGGTCCGGGTCATCCGGATGCGCGAAGGGTGGCGCCTGGTCCAGGATGTCGACGGCGCGCAAGGCTGGGTCGTCGCGCGTCTGCTGACGCCCGATCGCCACGCGCTGGTGATCGGCGAGGGCGAGGCAGAGATGCGCTCCGAACCGGGAGGTGCGGGCAGGATGCTCTGGAATCTCGAGCCCGGCGTGGTCGGCAGTCTCGGCAAGTGCGAGGGCAATTGGTGCCAGCTCGATGTTGCGGGGCACAAGGGCTGGGTCGATGCAGAACGTCTCTGGGGCGACGGCGACCCCTGA